Proteins encoded within one genomic window of Vidua macroura isolate BioBank_ID:100142 chromosome 2, ASM2450914v1, whole genome shotgun sequence:
- the PCDH9 gene encoding protocadherin-9 isoform X4 has product MDLRNFYLLAALIACLRLDSAIAQELIYTIREELPENVPIGNIPKDLNISHVNVATGTSASLVYRLVSKAGDAPLVKVSSNTGEIFTTSNRIDREKLCAGASYAEENECFFELEVVILPNDFFRLIKIKIIVKDTNDNAPMFPSPVINISIPENTLINSRFPIPSATDPDTGFNGVQHYELLNGQSVFGLDIVETPEGEKWPQLIVQQNLDREQKDTYVMKIKVEDGGTPQKSSTAILQVTVSDVNDNRPVFKESQVEVHIPENAPVGTSVIQLHATDADIGSNAEIRYIFGAQVAPATKRFFALNNTTGLITVQRSLDREETAIHKVTVLASDGSSTPARATVTINVTDVNDNPPNIDLRYIISPINGTVYLSEKDPINTKIALITVSDKDTDVNGKVICFIEREVPFHLKAVYDNQYLLETSSLLDYEGTKEFSFKIVASDSGKPSLNQTALVRVKLEDENDNPPIFSQPVIELSVSENNRRGLYLTTISATDEDSGKNADIVYQLGPNASFFDLDRKTGVLTASRVFDREEQERFIFTVTARDNGTPPLQSQAAVIVTVLDENDNSPKFTHNHFQFFVSENLPKYSTVGVITVTDADAGENKAVTLSILNDNENFVLDPYSGVIKSNVSFDREQQSSYTFDVKAVDGGQPSRSSTAKVTINVMDVNDNSPVVIYPPSNTSFKLVPLSAIPGSVVAEVFAVDIDTGMNAELKYTIVSGNNKGLFRIDPVTGNITLEEKPAPNDVGLHRLVVNISDLGYPKSLHTLVLVFLYVNDTAGNASYIYDLIRRTMETPLDRNIGDSSQPYQNEDYLTIMIAIVAGAMVVIVVIFVTVLVRCRHASRFKAAQRSKQGAEWMSPNQENKQNKKKKRKKRKSPKSSLLNFVTIEESKPDDAVHEPINGTISLPAELEEQSIGRFDWGTAPPSTFKPNSPDLAKHYKSASPQSAFHLKPDTPVSVKKHHVIQELPLDNTFVGGCDTLSKRSSTSSDHFSASECSSQGGFKTKGPLHTRQCSPSSP; this is encoded by the coding sequence ATGGACCTGAGGAATTTTTACCTGTTGGCCGCTTTGATTGCCTGTTTAAGGCTGGATTCTGCTATAGCTCAAGAACTTATTTACACTATTAGAGAGGAGCTGCCTGAAAACGTGCCCATAGGGAACATACCAAAGGACCTGAACATTTCTCATGTCAATGTTGCCACAGGGACAAGTGCCAGCCTTGTCTACAGACTGGTGTCTAAAGCAGGGGATGCACCTCTGGTCAAAGTGTCCAGTAACACGGGGGAAATCTTCACAACATCTAACAGAATAGACAGAGAAAAACTATGTGCTGGAGCTTCctatgcagaagaaaatgaatgttTCTTTGAACTTGAAGTAGTGATTCTCCCCAATGATTTTTTTAGGCtgatcaaaataaaaatcattgtAAAGGATACTAATGACAATGCACCTATGTTTCCATCCCCTGTTATCAATATCTCCATCCCAGAAAACACTCTGATCAACAGTCGCTTTCCAATCCCGTCAGCAACAGATCCTGACACAGGTTTCAATGGTGTGCAGCACTATGAGTTGTTAAATGGGCAGAGTGTCTTTGGACTGGATATTGTAGAAACTCCAGAAGGGGAGAAATGGCCTCAGCTGATTGTACAGCAGAACTTGGACAGAGAGCAAAAGGACACCTACGTGATGAAAATCAAAGTAGAGGATGGAGGTACCCCCCAGAAATCCAGCACAGCTATCCTGCAAGTCACAGTAAGTGATGTCAATGATAACAGGCCAGTCTTTAAAGAGAGTCAAGTAGAGGTCCATATACCAGAAAATGCCCCTGTAGGCACCTCTGTAATTCAGCTTCATGCTACAGATGCTGATATAGGAAGCAATGCAGAAATCAGATATATTTTTGGTGCCCAAGTCGCCCCTGCAACCAAaagattttttgctttaaacaaCACCACAGGGCTGATTACAGTTCAGAGGTCCTTAGATCGAGAAGAGACTGCTATTCACAAAGTGACAGTGCTGGCTAGTGATGGTAGCTCCACACCAGCTCGGGCAACTGTCACCATCAATGTCACTGATGTAAATGATAACCCTCCTAACATAGACCTCAGGTACATAATAAGTCCCATCAATGGCACAGTGTACTTATCTGAGAAAGATCCCATCAATACAAAGATTGCCCTAATTACAGTTTCAGATAAGGACACTGATGTGAATGGCAAAGTGATCTGTTTCATTGAGAGAGAGGTCCCCTTCCACTTGAAAGCAGTTTACGACAACCAATATTTGTTAGAGACCTCTTCCTTGTTGGACTATGAGGGCACCAAAGAATTCAGCTTTAAAATTGTGGCTTCTGATTCTGGCAAGCCCAGTTTGAACCAGACTGCCCTAGTAAGAGTTAAGCTGGAGGATGAAAATGACAACCCTCCGATTTTCAGCCAGCCTGTAATTGAGCTgtcagtttctgaaaacaaccGGCGTGGTCTATACTTAACAACTATTAGTGCCACAGATGAAGACAGTGGGAAAAATGCAGACATTGTTTATCAGCTTGGTCCTAATGCCTCCTTTTTCGATCTGGATCGAAAGACAGGAGTTTTGACAGCCTCCAGAGTGTTTgacagagaagagcaggaacGTTTCATTTTCACTGTTACGGCCCGAGATAACGGCACCCCTCCTTTGCAGAGCCAAGCGGCTGTGATTGTTACTGTGTTGGACGAAAATGACAACAGTCCCAAATTTACTCATAATCATTTCCAGTTTTTCGTATCAGAGAACTTACCAAAGTATAGCACGGTGGGGGTGATCACAGTGACTGATGCAGATGCTGgggaaaataaagcagtgaCCCTTTCCATCCTGAATGACAATGAAAACTTTGTGCTGGATCCATACTCCGGAGTTATAAAGTCCAATGTTTCTTTTGATAGAGAACAGCAGAGCTCTTATACCTTTGATGTTAAGGCAGTGGATGGAGGGCAACCTTCTCGCTCTTCTACAGCAAAAGTAACAATAAACGTGATGGATGTTAATGATAACAGTCCTGTTGTCATCTACCCACCTTCTAATACTTCTTTTAAGTTAGTGCCACTCTCAGCAATTCCAGGATCGGTGGTAGCTGAAGTCTTTGCTGTGGATATAGACACTGGCATGAATGCTGAGCTGAAGTACACGATTGTAAGCGGCAATAACAAGGGTTTGTTTCGGATTGATCCAGTGACGGGTAATATCACTCTGGAAGAAAAACCAGCTCCTAATGACGTGGGGCTGCATCGCTTAGTTGTCAACATAAGTGATTTGGGTTATCCCAAATCCCTTCATACTCTTGTgcttgtatttttatatgtaaatgATACTGCTGGAAATGCCTCATATATTTATGACTTGATACGCAGGACTATGGAAACACCTTTGGATCGGAACATAGGGGACAGTAGTCAACCCTACCAAAATGAGGACTATCTCACAATCATGATTGCTATTGTGGCTGGTGCCATGGTTGTCATAGTGGTGATATTTGTCACGGTTCTTGTTCGCTGTCGACATGCGTCCAGATTCAAAGCTGCCCAGAGGAGCAAGCAAGGTGCTGAGTGGATGTCTCCCAAtcaggaaaacaagcaaaacaagaaaaagaaaaggaagaaaaggaaatctcCAAAGAGCTCCCTTTTGAACTTTGTGACCATTGAGGAGTCCAAACCTGATGATGCAGTTCATGAACCTATCAACGGGACAATAAgccttccagcagagctggaggagcaaAGTATAGGAAGATTTGATTGGGGCACAGCACCACCATCAACCTTTAAGCCTAACAGTCCTGATCTTGCCAAGCATTACAAATCTGCCTCTCCACAGTCTGCTTTTCATCTCAAACCTGACACCCCAGTTTCAGTGAAAAAGCACCATGTGATTCAGGAACTCCCGTTGGACAACACCTTTGTTGGTGGTTGTGACACCCTTTCCAAACGCTCTTCCACTAGTTCAGATCACTTCAGTGCCTCAGAGTGCAGTTCCCAAGGAGGCTTCAAGACAAAGGGCCCCTTACACACCAGACAG